One Streptomyces coeruleorubidus DNA segment encodes these proteins:
- a CDS encoding acyl-CoA dehydrogenase family protein gives MRFGFTEEQQRFRAGVRTTLRSAEVRAAAAQATGADGVEPDARPLYRLLGELGLLAVHWPAEFGGQGRPLTDAAIVAEELVRAGVPDTLHVNTIQIVGQFLLMAGSDEQKRRYLPALARGESFASVLYTEPDAGSDLGALRAVAEPDGDGYRITGTKVFSLKTRFVDLGLCAARTTPSAGKYQGISLFLVDMGAPGVTVSLIPGVGDEHFHRVDLDSVPVSGGDLLGPRDEGWPLLNEALAIERTGLDYYLKAEHWLDAALDALIDCDPHSPHDAHLEQIGRWHGALTADHVLAWEVLTGLASDQVDQVSTAVAKYHSSELAQSVAAWAADIPGPEQRANRTRAAVTLDSAYREAPGLTLSAGTSEVMLQIMAAAFDSIGQEEH, from the coding sequence ATGCGGTTCGGATTCACCGAGGAACAACAGCGGTTCCGGGCGGGCGTGCGCACGACGCTGCGCTCCGCCGAGGTGCGTGCCGCGGCGGCACAGGCCACGGGCGCGGACGGTGTCGAGCCGGACGCGCGCCCGCTCTACCGCCTGCTCGGAGAGCTGGGACTGCTCGCCGTGCACTGGCCCGCCGAGTTCGGCGGACAAGGGCGTCCGCTCACCGATGCCGCGATCGTCGCCGAGGAACTGGTGCGCGCGGGAGTGCCGGACACCCTGCACGTCAACACCATCCAGATCGTCGGCCAGTTCCTGCTGATGGCGGGCAGCGACGAGCAGAAGCGGCGGTACCTGCCCGCACTGGCCCGCGGTGAGAGTTTCGCCTCGGTGCTCTACACCGAACCGGACGCGGGATCGGATCTCGGTGCACTGCGGGCCGTGGCCGAACCGGACGGTGACGGCTACCGCATCACCGGCACGAAGGTGTTCAGCCTCAAGACACGGTTCGTCGACCTCGGACTGTGCGCGGCCCGTACGACGCCGAGTGCCGGGAAGTACCAGGGAATCAGTCTGTTCCTGGTCGACATGGGCGCACCTGGTGTGACGGTGTCGCTGATACCCGGCGTCGGCGACGAGCACTTCCACCGGGTGGACCTCGACTCGGTTCCGGTGTCGGGCGGCGACCTCCTCGGTCCGCGCGACGAGGGGTGGCCGCTGCTCAACGAGGCACTGGCCATCGAACGCACCGGTCTTGACTACTACCTCAAGGCGGAGCACTGGCTCGATGCCGCGCTGGACGCACTCATCGACTGCGACCCGCACTCCCCGCACGACGCCCACCTCGAGCAGATCGGCCGCTGGCACGGCGCGCTGACGGCCGACCACGTCCTCGCCTGGGAGGTGCTCACCGGCCTTGCGTCGGACCAGGTCGATCAGGTCTCGACCGCCGTCGCCAAGTACCACAGCAGCGAACTCGCCCAGAGCGTCGCGGCGTGGGCCGCCGACATCCCCGGCCCCGAGCAGCGGGCGAACCGCACCAGGGCGGCTGTGACCCTGGACTCCGCCTACCGAGAGGCGCCGGGGCTCACGCTGTCGGCAGGGACCTCCGAGGTGATGCTCCAGATCATGGCCGCCGCGTTCGACTCCATCGGACAGGAAGAGCACTGA
- a CDS encoding non-ribosomal peptide synthetase — translation MTQRLAALPAERRARFLARLREQAHAAARRGPTPRGDTGPVPLSHAQESLRFLDRPAPDGAVAGMPLCLRLRGDLDAHVLRSALAAVVARHDALRTVIVEREGGPMQVVVPEVPIELPLIEAEGDDHEQRLAAARALVERRSAAPFDLTRTPVWRAALVRVAPDDHLFLLDVPHVVCDAWSRNVLIRELAECYRSLRDGDAPRLPDLPVQYPDYTVWQRRRLRGGDLDRLAAYWRDKLAGVEVLEFPTDRPRGDTRTFAGGSGSFTVGHQGLKRAGELARKEGASPFDVLVAAFFTLLHRYCGLDDLVIGSPDANRGHDAVSSVIGLFSDMRVLRADVSGDPTFRELVQRVRRVSSEACEQGGLPFDKLVDAVDPVVDPSRSPIFQIVFGVENAATTTGLPGIATSQEAVRTGTSRFDMSWNLTEQAAPGADARLAIEFNTDLFDAESIARFARHYDGLLTTLTAAPDAPLSAAEVLSPADKEFLAEVGKGPMRPIRESTVVQEFEARVEESPDSVAVVVSGVETSYAELNARANRLAALLRERGVEPGTRVGLCLRRNLDLTTAILAVLKTGAAYVPLDTAHPPARVAEIAADAGVRAVIAHAEAGKTVSEVDAPVVTLDDVRGELATMPGHNPPLAAKPGDVAYVIYTSGSTGKPKGVLLEHRGVVNFIDSTRDLFDLTPADRVLGFASVTFDVSVFETFSALLTGARLCLATDDERLSIDRLQALMEQAGITVIDLPPTVMPLLAPEKFTDLRIAFVGGEAFSGELVNRWNPGRRLFNGYGPTECTVTMIVEECPGTWDASPPIGLPMANHVAHVLDRDLRQVPVGVPGELVIGGGGLARGYLNREELTAEKFITDPFGTAPGGRLYRTGDLVKRLADGRLVFLGRIDQQVKIRGLRIELGEVESALTGFDGIGPVSVQAWTDDNGDKHLVGYLTGVTEQQVPAVREHLGTLLPSYMIPAYFVVLDELPLTSSGKVDWRRLPAPDLSRAGEGYSDESLTATERRLLRDVLAPLLRDDRLGVRDDFFLAGGNSLQAVQLMSAINRRFGVEIALGDFFVSPTVAHLAATIDTVRAAQRDDDDPLDALASLSGQDPARTAAPGGDRAPVVMRSSGPAQVILLHPSGGELFCYIPLARALREDIGVAGFAADPRDAAVAPRDAMAATAARIAQALIESGLPTSCCLAGWSYGGVLAFEVARQIEQKTGERPPVVLLDAAYDEDTVPLDEPTVRQRFVHDVARLTGRDGQAVRAVLDDPAAGVADVRETLTGLGVELELTEQELTSRFETFRSSALSMQEYRPPGPYGGPVTVLTASPHIAMEEQWRTVCTGPFRAESVPGDHYTLFTEPALSRVVAAIEETLAS, via the coding sequence ATGACCCAGCGCCTGGCCGCGCTGCCCGCGGAGCGCCGCGCGCGGTTCCTCGCGCGGCTGAGGGAGCAGGCACACGCCGCGGCGAGGCGAGGCCCGACGCCGCGCGGTGACACGGGGCCGGTACCGCTGTCGCACGCGCAGGAGAGCCTGAGGTTCCTCGACCGCCCGGCGCCGGACGGTGCTGTCGCCGGGATGCCGCTGTGCCTGCGCCTGCGGGGCGATCTGGACGCGCACGTGTTGCGCTCGGCGCTGGCCGCGGTCGTGGCCCGGCACGACGCGCTGCGGACCGTGATCGTGGAGCGCGAGGGCGGCCCGATGCAGGTGGTCGTGCCCGAGGTCCCCATCGAGCTGCCGCTGATCGAGGCCGAAGGCGACGACCACGAGCAGCGGCTCGCCGCCGCGCGGGCCCTGGTGGAGAGGCGGAGCGCGGCACCGTTCGACCTGACCAGGACGCCGGTGTGGCGCGCGGCGCTGGTCAGGGTGGCGCCGGACGACCATCTCTTCCTGCTCGACGTACCCCACGTCGTGTGCGACGCCTGGTCGCGCAACGTGCTGATCCGTGAACTCGCCGAGTGCTACCGGTCGCTGCGCGACGGCGACGCACCGCGGCTGCCCGACCTTCCCGTGCAGTACCCGGACTACACGGTGTGGCAACGCCGGCGACTGCGCGGCGGCGACCTGGACAGGCTGGCCGCGTACTGGCGGGACAAGCTGGCGGGCGTCGAGGTGCTGGAGTTCCCGACCGACCGGCCCCGTGGTGACACACGGACCTTCGCAGGCGGGAGCGGCAGCTTCACCGTCGGGCACCAGGGCCTGAAGCGGGCGGGGGAACTGGCCCGGAAGGAGGGCGCGAGCCCGTTCGACGTCCTCGTTGCCGCGTTCTTCACCCTGCTGCACCGCTACTGCGGCCTGGACGACCTGGTGATCGGCTCGCCGGATGCGAACCGGGGGCACGACGCCGTGTCATCGGTGATCGGGCTCTTCAGCGACATGCGGGTGCTGCGCGCGGACGTCTCCGGCGACCCGACCTTCCGCGAGTTGGTGCAGCGGGTCAGGCGTGTGTCGTCCGAGGCCTGCGAGCAGGGCGGGCTGCCGTTCGACAAGCTGGTCGACGCGGTGGATCCGGTCGTCGACCCCTCACGCTCACCGATCTTCCAGATCGTGTTCGGCGTGGAGAACGCGGCCACCACGACCGGCCTGCCCGGCATCGCCACCTCACAGGAGGCCGTCCGGACCGGCACCTCCCGGTTCGACATGAGCTGGAACCTGACGGAGCAGGCGGCTCCCGGCGCCGACGCACGCCTCGCCATCGAGTTCAACACCGACCTGTTCGACGCCGAGAGCATCGCCAGGTTCGCCCGGCACTACGACGGACTGCTCACCACCTTGACGGCGGCCCCCGACGCTCCGTTGTCCGCCGCCGAGGTGCTGAGCCCGGCGGACAAGGAGTTCCTGGCCGAGGTCGGCAAGGGACCGATGCGCCCGATACGCGAGTCCACCGTCGTTCAGGAGTTCGAGGCGCGCGTCGAGGAGTCCCCGGACAGCGTGGCGGTCGTCGTCTCCGGCGTCGAGACCAGCTACGCCGAACTCAACGCCCGTGCGAACCGGCTCGCCGCACTGCTGCGCGAGCGCGGCGTCGAGCCGGGCACGCGGGTCGGCCTGTGTCTGCGCAGGAACCTGGATCTGACGACCGCGATCCTCGCGGTGCTGAAGACCGGCGCGGCCTATGTGCCGCTCGACACGGCGCATCCCCCCGCGCGGGTCGCGGAGATCGCCGCCGACGCGGGTGTGCGCGCGGTGATCGCACACGCCGAGGCCGGCAAGACCGTGAGCGAGGTCGACGCGCCCGTCGTGACGCTGGACGACGTCCGCGGGGAACTGGCGACTATGCCCGGCCACAATCCGCCGCTCGCGGCGAAGCCCGGCGACGTCGCGTACGTCATCTACACCTCCGGCAGCACCGGCAAGCCGAAGGGTGTGCTGCTCGAACACCGCGGCGTGGTCAACTTCATCGACTCCACGCGGGACCTGTTCGACCTGACACCGGCCGACCGGGTGCTCGGGTTCGCTTCGGTGACCTTCGACGTCTCCGTGTTCGAGACGTTCTCGGCGCTGCTGACCGGAGCGCGCCTGTGCCTGGCGACCGACGACGAACGGCTGTCCATCGACCGGCTCCAGGCGCTGATGGAACAGGCCGGCATCACCGTGATCGACCTGCCCCCGACCGTCATGCCGCTGCTGGCGCCCGAGAAGTTCACCGACCTGCGGATCGCGTTCGTCGGCGGCGAGGCGTTCAGCGGTGAGCTGGTGAACCGGTGGAACCCGGGCAGGCGGCTGTTCAACGGCTACGGGCCGACCGAGTGCACGGTGACGATGATCGTGGAGGAGTGTCCCGGCACCTGGGACGCCTCGCCGCCGATCGGCCTGCCCATGGCCAACCACGTGGCGCACGTGCTGGACCGCGACCTGCGCCAGGTGCCGGTCGGTGTGCCGGGTGAACTGGTGATCGGCGGTGGCGGGCTGGCGCGCGGCTACCTCAACCGGGAGGAGCTGACCGCGGAGAAGTTCATCACCGACCCGTTCGGCACCGCGCCCGGTGGACGGCTGTACCGGACCGGAGACCTGGTGAAGCGACTGGCCGACGGACGGCTTGTCTTCCTCGGCCGGATCGACCAGCAGGTCAAGATCCGCGGACTGCGGATCGAACTGGGCGAGGTGGAGTCGGCGTTGACCGGCTTCGACGGAATCGGTCCGGTCAGCGTACAGGCGTGGACCGACGACAACGGGGACAAGCACCTCGTCGGCTATCTGACCGGGGTCACCGAACAGCAGGTGCCGGCGGTGCGCGAGCATCTGGGCACGCTCCTGCCGTCGTACATGATCCCGGCGTACTTCGTGGTCCTCGACGAGCTGCCGCTCACCAGCAGCGGCAAGGTCGACTGGCGCCGGCTGCCCGCGCCGGACCTGAGCCGTGCGGGCGAGGGGTACAGCGACGAGTCGCTCACCGCGACGGAACGGCGGCTGCTGCGCGACGTGCTCGCTCCCCTGCTGCGCGACGACCGGCTCGGCGTGCGCGACGACTTCTTCCTGGCGGGCGGCAACAGCCTCCAGGCCGTTCAGCTGATGTCGGCGATCAACCGCAGGTTCGGGGTGGAGATCGCCCTCGGCGACTTCTTCGTCTCGCCCACCGTCGCACACCTGGCCGCCACCATCGACACCGTCCGCGCCGCACAGCGCGATGACGACGATCCGCTCGACGCGCTGGCGAGCCTGTCCGGGCAGGACCCCGCCCGGACTGCCGCGCCGGGTGGGGACCGGGCACCGGTGGTGATGCGTTCGTCGGGCCCGGCGCAGGTGATCCTGCTGCACCCGTCAGGCGGTGAGCTGTTCTGCTACATACCGTTGGCCAGGGCACTGCGCGAGGACATCGGTGTGGCCGGTTTCGCCGCCGATCCACGGGACGCCGCCGTGGCCCCGCGGGACGCGATGGCAGCGACCGCCGCCAGGATCGCGCAGGCCCTGATCGAGAGCGGCCTGCCGACGTCGTGTTGCCTGGCCGGCTGGTCCTACGGCGGTGTGCTCGCCTTCGAGGTCGCCCGGCAGATCGAGCAGAAGACCGGAGAACGGCCGCCGGTCGTTCTGCTGGACGCCGCCTACGACGAGGACACCGTCCCACTCGACGAGCCGACGGTGCGGCAGCGGTTCGTGCACGACGTCGCCAGGCTGACGGGACGCGACGGCCAGGCGGTGCGCGCGGTCCTTGACGACCCGGCCGCCGGCGTGGCCGACGTCAGGGAGACACTGACCGGTCTCGGCGTCGAACTGGAGCTCACCGAGCAGGAGTTGACCTCCCGCTTCGAGACCTTCCGGTCCTCCGCCCTGTCGATGCAGGAGTACCGGCCACCGGGCCCGTACGGCGGACCGGTCACCGTGCTCACCGCCTCGCCGCACATCGCCATGGAAGAGCAGTGGCGGACGGTGTGCACGGGTCCGTTCCGGGCCGAAAGCGTGCCCGGCGACCACTACACCCTGTTCACAGAACCGGCGCTGAGCCGGGTCGTCGCAGCGATCGAAGAGACGCTCGCGTCTTGA
- a CDS encoding M20/M25/M40 family metallo-hydrolase, with product MNWAFTSSGNVTETYAAGLLRKMLEIPSSSYQERALADYLAEAMADLGYQAHIDGVGNVIGVIERGVGPTLMLLGHMDTVSGQFPVRSEDGKLYGRGAVDAKGPLAAMICAAAGAVDFPGRIVVIGVVEEETPRSRGAMAIRATHDRPDALIIGEPSGWSSVVLGYKGKLDLRYTVKCPATHPSNPAPKASELAVACWDALVDLLGPDASHGVFDQPGATLCQLNADLTTATADLSVRIPPGFDVDELVRGLRERLPAGDLEVLNSVAACRVGRADPAVRALVSGIRQLHARPRLVVKTATSDMNTLAEVWDIPMATYGPGDSSLDHADDEHIVLSDYMRGIDVLTIAISELAHLPVRSDERVIDAPQPVRSLR from the coding sequence ATGAACTGGGCGTTCACTTCGTCGGGCAACGTCACCGAGACGTACGCCGCCGGACTGCTGCGCAAGATGCTGGAGATCCCCTCCTCCTCCTACCAAGAGCGTGCGCTGGCCGACTACTTGGCCGAAGCGATGGCGGACCTGGGCTATCAGGCGCACATCGACGGCGTGGGCAATGTGATCGGCGTGATCGAGCGCGGCGTGGGCCCGACCCTGATGCTGCTGGGGCACATGGACACCGTCTCGGGCCAGTTCCCGGTCCGCTCCGAGGACGGCAAGCTCTACGGCCGCGGCGCGGTGGACGCCAAGGGACCGCTCGCGGCGATGATCTGTGCCGCGGCAGGCGCGGTGGACTTCCCCGGCCGGATCGTGGTGATCGGCGTCGTCGAGGAGGAGACTCCGCGCTCCCGTGGGGCGATGGCGATCCGAGCCACCCATGACCGGCCGGACGCGCTGATCATCGGCGAACCGAGCGGCTGGTCGAGCGTCGTGCTCGGTTACAAGGGCAAGCTCGACCTGCGCTACACCGTCAAGTGTCCTGCCACGCACCCGAGCAACCCGGCACCGAAGGCGTCCGAACTGGCCGTCGCCTGCTGGGACGCGCTGGTCGATCTGCTCGGGCCGGACGCGAGCCATGGCGTGTTCGACCAGCCGGGCGCGACTTTGTGCCAGCTCAACGCCGATCTGACGACGGCGACGGCGGACCTCAGCGTCCGCATCCCACCGGGGTTCGACGTCGACGAGCTGGTGCGCGGGCTGCGTGAGAGGCTGCCGGCCGGCGACCTCGAAGTGCTGAACTCGGTGGCGGCCTGCCGGGTGGGCCGGGCCGACCCGGCGGTGCGCGCGCTGGTGTCCGGTATCCGGCAACTGCACGCCCGGCCACGGCTGGTGGTGAAGACGGCGACCTCGGACATGAACACCCTCGCCGAGGTCTGGGACATCCCGATGGCGACCTACGGCCCGGGCGACAGCAGTCTCGATCACGCCGACGACGAGCACATCGTGCTGTCGGACTACATGCGTGGCATCGACGTGCTGACCATCGCCATCTCGGAGTTGGCACACCTGCCCGTGCGCTCGGACGAGCGGGTGATCGACGCTCCGCAGCCCGTAAGGAGTCTGAGGTGA
- the lysX gene encoding lysine biosynthesis protein LysX yields the protein MSATPERPGDCRIAILASRVGADEKRLFDAFDRRGVPFDHVDTRRQWFLAGQRDLPWSLALNREIGQFRAAYAARCLTAAGVEVVNSADATEVCGDKWRTTMALEAAWVPTPRTALALTPQAALAALDSIGYPALIKPLVGSWGRLVVQLPDRASAEGVLEYAAALPGPQSHLGYVQELIDKPDRDIRVIVVGGQVLGAVYRTGESLRTNVALGGQTRPCEVTPEITKLSLDAAAAVGADIAGVDLIEDRDGRLLVLEVNHRVEFTGFQSALGDRVDVADHIVDHLLERAQR from the coding sequence GTGTCAGCGACACCAGAGCGCCCAGGTGACTGCAGGATCGCCATACTCGCCAGCCGGGTCGGTGCGGACGAGAAAAGGCTGTTCGACGCATTCGACCGGCGCGGTGTCCCCTTCGACCACGTCGACACCCGTCGGCAATGGTTCCTCGCCGGTCAGCGTGACCTGCCCTGGAGTCTCGCGCTGAACCGGGAGATCGGCCAGTTCCGCGCGGCGTACGCGGCCCGCTGTCTCACCGCGGCGGGAGTCGAAGTGGTCAACAGCGCGGACGCGACCGAGGTGTGCGGCGACAAGTGGCGCACCACCATGGCCTTGGAGGCGGCCTGGGTGCCGACACCGCGCACCGCGCTCGCCCTCACTCCGCAGGCCGCGCTGGCCGCCCTGGACTCCATCGGCTACCCGGCGCTGATCAAACCGCTGGTCGGCTCGTGGGGCCGGCTGGTGGTTCAACTGCCCGACCGCGCCAGTGCGGAAGGTGTGCTCGAGTACGCCGCCGCGCTGCCCGGCCCGCAGTCGCACCTCGGGTATGTGCAGGAGCTGATCGACAAGCCCGACCGGGACATCAGGGTGATCGTGGTCGGTGGTCAGGTGCTGGGCGCCGTCTACCGGACCGGCGAGTCCCTGCGTACCAATGTGGCGCTCGGCGGGCAGACCCGGCCGTGCGAGGTGACGCCGGAGATCACCAAGCTCTCCCTGGACGCGGCCGCCGCCGTCGGCGCCGACATCGCCGGTGTCGATCTGATCGAGGACCGCGACGGCCGGCTGCTGGTCCTGGAGGTCAATCACCGGGTCGAGTTCACCGGTTTCCAATCCGCACTCGGCGACCGGGTCGATGTCGCGGACCACATCGTCGACCATCTACTGGAACGAGCGCAACGATGA
- a CDS encoding sulfotransferase family protein: MGHTSERIPVLALWSAPRCRSTAFARMMTERDDRVVVHEPFSRVVDFGEVEVGDRVAHTEQDVLAALRAIAAHKPVFFKDTTDFHYPALLADEAFLSAATHTFIIRDPAEAIASHHALNPDLGRDEIGFARLHEIFTAVQAATGTTPVVIDSDDLLDRPAETVRAYCAAVGIPFVPDALSWKPGMRSEWQSTSKWHKSTSETTGFTRSKSGGAEAVAADPVLRAYRDYHLPYYEKLRAVALQP, encoded by the coding sequence GTGGGACACACATCGGAGCGGATACCGGTGCTCGCTTTGTGGAGCGCGCCGCGCTGCCGCTCCACCGCGTTCGCGCGGATGATGACGGAGCGCGACGACCGCGTCGTCGTGCACGAGCCGTTCTCCCGGGTGGTCGACTTCGGTGAGGTGGAGGTCGGCGACCGGGTCGCGCACACCGAGCAGGACGTGCTCGCGGCGCTGCGTGCCATCGCGGCGCACAAGCCGGTGTTCTTCAAGGACACCACGGACTTCCACTACCCGGCGCTGCTCGCCGACGAGGCCTTCCTCTCGGCCGCGACGCACACCTTCATCATCCGCGACCCGGCCGAGGCCATCGCCTCGCACCACGCGCTCAACCCGGACCTCGGCCGCGACGAGATCGGCTTCGCCCGGTTGCACGAGATCTTCACCGCCGTACAGGCCGCCACCGGCACCACGCCGGTCGTGATCGACTCCGACGACCTGCTCGACCGGCCGGCCGAGACCGTGCGGGCGTACTGCGCGGCGGTGGGCATCCCCTTCGTTCCGGACGCGCTGAGCTGGAAGCCGGGCATGCGGTCGGAATGGCAGTCGACCAGCAAGTGGCACAAGTCGACCAGTGAGACCACCGGCTTCACGCGGAGCAAGAGCGGCGGAGCCGAGGCGGTCGCGGCGGACCCGGTGCTGCGGGCCTACCGCGACTACCACCTGCCGTACTACGAGAAGCTGCGCGCCGTCGCGCTCCAGCCGTGA
- a CDS encoding BtrH N-terminal domain-containing protein: MTVDVTARTYMITGPEPEWWYRDLVSCLQSTFGSLLIREGADPLSVLGAGWRFLHLPGDVRSEEFYYPCPPDESGGADLGAALAPHHALRARWWQPADEDDVWREVRETLADDRLVIAAVDNYHLPFRPAYGDVHAAHLVVVYGLDETRGVVYVSDAMPPAFRGAVPIEEFLRSWGSANPTDVQDAFFSDARIGRRCLDVRLDAPPAPLTPELLGGFLRTDVDGFTTAGSARTGLAGYDEFAAELLDRCRASDAGALRELYPFGWGMQAQASLHGELLRRCGRQWDDPALAGAGRAVEAVAHAWTGLRFTGAHGLEDPRAVAPDIAHHATLLRGAYARAVDAVGAAAARL; encoded by the coding sequence ATGACCGTCGACGTGACGGCACGGACGTACATGATCACCGGACCGGAACCCGAGTGGTGGTACCGCGACCTCGTCAGCTGCCTTCAGTCCACGTTCGGTTCACTCCTGATACGGGAGGGCGCCGACCCGCTGTCCGTGCTCGGCGCGGGCTGGCGGTTCCTGCACCTGCCGGGCGACGTCAGGTCCGAGGAGTTCTACTACCCCTGCCCCCCGGACGAGTCCGGCGGCGCAGACCTCGGTGCCGCGCTGGCCCCGCACCACGCGCTGCGCGCGCGCTGGTGGCAGCCCGCCGACGAGGACGACGTGTGGCGGGAGGTGCGCGAGACGCTGGCCGACGACCGGCTCGTCATCGCCGCCGTGGACAACTACCACCTGCCGTTCCGGCCCGCGTACGGGGACGTGCACGCCGCGCACCTCGTGGTGGTCTACGGCCTGGACGAGACCCGCGGGGTGGTCTACGTCTCGGACGCGATGCCGCCCGCCTTCCGCGGTGCCGTCCCGATCGAGGAGTTCCTGCGGAGCTGGGGTTCGGCGAACCCGACCGACGTCCAGGACGCGTTCTTCAGCGACGCACGGATCGGCAGACGCTGTCTCGACGTCCGCCTCGACGCCCCGCCCGCGCCCCTGACGCCCGAACTGCTCGGCGGCTTCCTGCGCACCGACGTCGACGGCTTCACCACGGCCGGCTCGGCCCGTACCGGTCTCGCCGGATACGACGAGTTCGCCGCGGAACTCCTCGACCGGTGCCGGGCCTCGGACGCCGGCGCGCTGCGCGAGCTGTATCCGTTCGGCTGGGGCATGCAGGCGCAGGCGTCACTCCACGGTGAACTGCTGCGCCGCTGCGGCCGCCAGTGGGACGATCCGGCGCTCGCCGGAGCGGGACGCGCGGTCGAGGCCGTCGCGCACGCGTGGACCGGACTGCGGTTCACCGGTGCGCACGGGCTCGAGGACCCGCGCGCGGTCGCACCCGACATCGCGCACCACGCGACGCTGCTGCGCGGCGCGTACGCGCGTGCGGTGGACGCCGTCGGCGCGGCGGCGGCGCGGCTGTGA
- a CDS encoding DegT/DnrJ/EryC1/StrS family aminotransferase codes for MSKLAAFGGTATVPRDRRRVQWPLVEEEDRKAVLDALDGARLVSDTDGVNPVSVLEENWARRFGFEHCVAVSNGTAALALALAALGVGPGDEVIVPALSFIATGLAPVHQMAVPVFADIDPVTFNIDPDDVERRITDRTKAIIPVHLHGAPADMDRITEIARKHGIAVIEDAAQAPGATHRGRPVGGIGDAGAFSLQVSKNIPTCGEGGLLVTRDAGLAEAMRRGRQFGEVIESGRERDYVSYGLGWNYKMNALQAAFTDAQLARFDGYERARQHNVTEFLARLSQLPGLQVPTALPDTTHAWHILRFRFDPAAFGLDGVRPEALRSALRRLLRAEGVPMSQYQLMPLPDQKVFVDRVGFGSGYPWSVTGAPAAVAGEDYPVTRAVIADSLTIQKRHLHPGAGELLGLYADAFEKVWANRDMVATLAKAAS; via the coding sequence ATGAGCAAGCTGGCAGCGTTCGGCGGTACGGCGACCGTACCGAGGGACCGGCGCCGTGTGCAGTGGCCGTTGGTCGAGGAGGAGGACCGCAAGGCCGTCCTCGACGCGCTCGACGGCGCAAGACTGGTGTCCGATACGGACGGTGTGAATCCGGTGTCCGTACTGGAGGAGAACTGGGCCCGGCGCTTCGGCTTCGAGCACTGCGTCGCGGTGTCCAACGGCACCGCGGCCCTGGCCCTCGCGCTGGCCGCGCTCGGCGTCGGACCGGGGGACGAGGTGATCGTGCCCGCGCTCAGCTTCATCGCCACCGGGCTCGCACCGGTGCACCAGATGGCCGTTCCCGTGTTCGCCGACATCGACCCGGTCACCTTCAACATCGATCCGGACGACGTGGAGCGCCGGATCACGGACCGGACCAAGGCGATCATCCCCGTGCACCTGCACGGCGCGCCCGCCGACATGGACCGGATCACCGAGATCGCGCGCAAGCACGGCATCGCGGTGATCGAGGACGCCGCACAGGCTCCCGGGGCGACCCACCGCGGGCGGCCGGTCGGCGGCATCGGCGACGCGGGTGCCTTCAGCCTCCAGGTCAGCAAGAACATTCCGACCTGTGGTGAAGGCGGCCTGCTGGTGACCCGCGACGCCGGGCTGGCCGAGGCGATGCGCAGGGGCCGGCAGTTCGGCGAGGTGATCGAGAGCGGTCGCGAGCGCGACTACGTGTCCTACGGTCTGGGCTGGAACTACAAGATGAACGCCCTCCAGGCCGCGTTCACCGACGCACAGCTCGCCCGGTTCGACGGGTACGAGCGCGCGCGGCAGCACAACGTCACCGAGTTCCTCGCGCGGCTCTCGCAGCTGCCCGGCCTGCAAGTGCCGACCGCGCTGCCGGACACCACCCACGCCTGGCACATCCTGCGGTTCCGGTTCGACCCGGCCGCGTTCGGTCTGGACGGGGTGCGACCGGAGGCTCTGCGCTCGGCTCTGCGGCGACTGCTGCGCGCCGAGGGCGTACCGATGTCGCAGTACCAGCTCATGCCGCTGCCCGACCAGAAGGTGTTCGTGGACCGCGTCGGCTTCGGCTCGGGCTACCCGTGGTCCGTGACCGGTGCGCCCGCAGCGGTCGCGGGCGAGGACTACCCGGTGACCCGCGCGGTCATCGCCGACTCCCTGACCATCCAGAAGCGCCACCTCCACCCGGGGGCGGGCGAACTGCTCGGCCTGTACGCGGACGCCTTCGAAAAGGTGTGGGCGAACAGGGACATGGTGGCCACGCTCGCGAAGGCGGCGTCATGA